Part of the Tetragenococcus koreensis genome, TAAATCTTCTCGATTTTGCACTGGGACTTTCGATCGTATCTCTAGCTTACCGCCCTTTTCCTGGCTAACTTTTAGCGCCTCTTTTTTTACATCCGTCATTTAGTTCTCCTCCTTTGAGAATTTGTCTTCACCCCCATTGTGAAATAAATCATTTTTTTTAGCAAGTGATTTAAGCAATCGCTATGTATGAAAGTGAAAATTAGCTCTCTATATTTGCGAAGATAACAAAATATCACCGTTTTTGATGGATACCAAACAATGTCCATCCAATTTGCAAACCTATTGGTGGGAACTTATAAAATGTACCACCGATCGGAAAAAATATTGGAGGCAACTCACAAGATGAGCCACCAATAATTATGAATAATTGTGGCATGTACGAGAGAAACGATTTCAGTTACTATAAAGTTTAGCCTTAATAAATTTTATAAAAGTTTCTTCCATATTGTGATTTAATAAACGTGTTGAAATGAACTTTAGAAAGGGAGATTTAATGCGTTAGCTAAAATTGTATACGCTGCCACGACGGGGACACAGAAAAAATATCTGAAATTTTAGAAGGAAAATTCCAAAATCAAGGTGTTGAAGGTCATACGGATGGGGACTGACGACGCGGAGGACGCAGATGAGGAGGAATTTACGGGTGTGGATATTTGTGTTATTGCGACGTATACTTATAATAATGGTGAGGTATCGGCTAATTTTGTTTACTTCGAAGAAAATTTAAGAAAACAAGGTTTGAAAGGGAAAGTTTATGGTGTAGTTGGTAGTGGTGATAAAGAATATCATTCTGATACGTATTGTTTTGCTGCTGAGATATTTAACGAAGATTTCCAGCAAGCAGGGACGAAAAAAGGACATGATGTATTAAAAATTGATAATAAAGCGGATGAAAAGGATAAAGAAGCATTAAAAGAATTTGTCAGCAGTTTAACCAATGCATAAGTTTTTTTGATAAAGTAAAATAGTCCCAATTCATCTAATCATTTGGGTGACTCTTTCGATTGTTAATGACGAAAATGAGATGTTTTTATCAACGTAAATACGGGAAAAAAGTTTTCTCCTATTTCGTCTTGACAAA contains:
- a CDS encoding flavodoxin domain-containing protein — translated: MGTDDAEDADEEEFTGVDICVIATYTYNNGEVSANFVYFEENLRKQGLKGKVYGVVGSGDKEYHSDTYCFAAEIFNEDFQQAGTKKGHDVLKIDNKADEKDKEALKEFVSSLTNA